From the Huiozyma naganishii CBS 8797 chromosome 2, complete genome genome, one window contains:
- the NMD5 gene encoding Nmd5p (similar to Saccharomyces cerevisiae NMD5 (YJR132W); ancestral locus Anc_4.361), producing MDVSMLLECFSGTLEFDANVRNAAESQLKQASKSPGFLGACLSIISSNEVSENIKLAASLYFKNEIRNGWTSPIADLSSRQSEKAHEIDIDERPIVKDMLIETMVHVSKKSPHCIKVLKSALETIISSDYSKGLWNELLPKSVQLISTGDLDVAHVGLICLSELFRTYRWKENDGRQELEKLIIDYFPSLLVYANDVLCKDGENVNEPKAGEALKLILKIYKFVTYNDLPFVLQRDEYLIPWANLFVKIIQLPLTEQILSKDVDVRRTYSWVKCKKWAYANLYRLFQRYASTSLSRKFEYGGFKKVYVEHFLPNFLQLIFNQIEQWGARLLWLSDESLYYIQSFLEQCISQKPTWPLVKPHYETILEHVVFPLLRLNEDTLNTFVNDPQEYIHRNLELWDNDYSPDLAAVSLLITAVNKRGKTTLAPTLKLIVGILQKNQSNDIQLNNACNIESALKMLSCIIDKLTDKNSPFASDLEGTLVSFVLPFFDTPYGFLKCRICDIISKLGDIDFKSPTLLPQIYEGILQCLNDSSDTYLPINLSAALALQTFIQDPSFKEALKPSVVPIMQKLLSMSNEFESDSISGVMQDFVEEFSEELQPFGTELVNSLVQQFMKLAVDLNEASNFDPNTLSSSEAVPDETEKHMAALGVLSTIISILLSFENSLEIVKNLEQSFYPAAEFILKTEMEDFYRELSEFFENSTFLLRFISPITWKILELVGDCNKRSGMIGFYLDDFLPMLNNILVYGAAELRQSDLHSQILFEIYQASEINSESSLDELNTKFDLSQKMMIALGTPLSGEVQTQFLTDCLGVIEAERGTLKKSIVFGVTSFNVVIAGFIINPALALGTLNKFILLEMFFETWLTSYAPNYTRTYDIKLSIMAILSLFTNLPLVALNNAGLSGIISKLGDGLANLLVKFPMAERDLMLKRVQFTQTEAYNETTIWDDEDGEDEEAEGELDFEGDQDDIAKYLSSNNDGAIEFVNNFSFEGGESFDDLEEDPLTKSVIDDVNVYSEVKNSILQLQQSDAEKYQLAFGGLNKDQQQLLLQTVQRQ from the coding sequence ATGGATGTCTCTATGCTTTTGGAATGTTTTAGTGGGACATTGGAGTTTGACGCCAATGTCAGAAACGCCGCTGAGTCGCAGTTAAAACAGGCAAGTAAATCTCCAGGATTTCTTGGAGCCTGCTTAAGTATTATCTCATCGAACGAAGTTTCTGAGAATATAAAACTCGCAGCGTCTCTCTACTTTAAAAATGAGATAAGGAACGGATGGACATCTCCAATTGCTGACTTGTCGTCAAGACAGTCAGAAAAAGCACATGAAATTGATATCGATGAGCGGCCCATTGTCAAGGACATGCTTATAGAAACCATGGTCCATGTCTCAAAAAAGAGCCCACATTGTATCAAGGTGCTGAAATCTGCTCTTGAGACCATTATCAGCAGTGATTATAGTAAAGGCCTGTGGAACGAATTGCTGCCCAAATCTGTGCAATTGATCTCCACGGGAGATCTCGACGTCGCACATGTCGGGTTAATTTGTCTTTCTGAACTGTTTAGAACTTACAGGTGGAAGGAGAATGACGGAAGACAAGAGCTGGAAAAATTAATTATAGACTATTTTCCAAGTCTGCTAGTGTACGCCAATGATGTCCTTTGCAAGGATGGTGAAAATGTTAACGAACCAAAGGCTGGAGAGGCATTGAAActaattttgaaaatttaCAAGTTTGTTACTTACAACGACTTGCCGTTTGTTTTGCAGAGGGATGAATACTTAATACCGTGGGCCAACTTGTTTGTAAAAATAATCCAATTGCCGTTGACGGAACAGATTTTGTCTAAAGATGTTGATGTGAGAAGAACATACTCCTGGGTTAAGTGCAAGAAATGGGCGTATGCCAATCTTTACAGACTTTTTCAAAGGTATGCTTCTACCTCTTTATCGAGAAAGTTTGAATATGGcggtttcaaaaaagtaTATGTGGAACACTTTCTACCTAATTTCCTGCAATTGATATTCAATCAGATTGAGCAGTGGGGGGCAAGGTTGCTATGGTTAAGCGATGAATCCCTGTATTATATCCAAAGTTTTTTGGAACAATGTATATCGCAAAAACCAACTTGGCCGCTAGTGAAACCCCATTACGAAACTATTCTGGAACATGTcgtttttcctcttctgcgCTTAAACGAGGATACATTGAATACGTTTGTTAACGATCCTCAGGAGTATATCCACAGGAATTTAGAGCTTTGGGACAACGATTACTCTCCAGACCTGGCAGCGGTTTCTTTATTAATCACTGCTGTAAACAAACGGGGTAAAACTACCTTAGCACCAACGTTGAAGCTTATTGTAGGGATATTGCAAAAAAACCAAAGTAACGAtattcaattgaacaatgcTTGTAACATCGAAtctgctttgaaaatgctATCTTGCATTATTGATAAATTAACTGACAAGAACTCTCCATTTGCATCTGATTTAGAAGGTACATTGGTATCTTTTGTGCTACCCTTTTTTGACACACCATATGGGTTTTTGAAGTGCAGAATCTGTGATATTATTTCCAAGTTAGGCGATATCGACTTCAAATCTCCCACACTCCTTCCGCAGATTTACGAAGGAATTTTACAGTGCTTAAACGATTCGAGCGATACCTACCTGCCAATAAATTTATCTGCCGCGCTTGCATTGCAAACATTCATTCAGGACCCATCATTCAAAGAAGCCTTGAAGCCTTCAGTGGTTCCCATTATGCAGAAACTACTGAGTATGTCGAACGAATTCGAATCGGATTCGATATCAGGTGTTATGCAAGACTTTGTGGAGGAATTTTCCGAAGAACTACAACCTTTTGGTACCGAGTTAGTGAATAGTCTGGTCCAACAGTTCATGAAGCTAGCAGTTGATCTAAACGAAGCTTCCAACTTCGATCCAAATACTCTTTCGAGCTCCGAAGCTGTCCCGGATGAAACAGAGAAACATATGGCAGCATTAGGAGTATTATCTACAATAATCTCAATCTTGTTGTCCTTTGAAAACTCCTTAGAGATTGTTAAGAACTTGGAACAGTCTTTTTATCCAGCCGCTGAGTTTATCTTAAAAACCGAAATGGAAGACTTCTATCGGGAATTGAGCGAGTTTTTCGAGAACTCGACATTCTTATTGAGATTCATATCCCCTATTActtggaaaattttggaattggTTGGCGATTGTAATAAAAGGAGCGGTATGATCGGATTTTACCTGGATGATTTTTTGCCAATGCTAAACAATATTCTAGTTTACGGTGCTGCAGAACTGAGACAAAGTGACCTTCATTCGCAAATCTTATTTGAAATTTACCAAGCTTCTGAAATCAATTCGGAGAGCAGTCTAGATGAGCTAAACACTAAGTTTGATTTGTcacagaaaatgatgattGCACTGGGTACGCCCCTTTCAGGCGAAGTCCAAACTCAATTTTTAACGGATTGCTTAGGGGTGATTGAAGCAGAAAGAGGAACATTAAAAAAGAGCATTGTCTTTGGTGTGACGTCCTTTAATGTAGTTATTGCAGGTTTTATTATCAACCCAGCTCTAGCACTTGGTacattgaacaaatttaTTTTACTCGAAatgttttttgaaacaTGGCTCACATCCTACGCTCCAAACTACACAAGAACTTATGACATCAAACTTTCTATCATGGCCATTCTAAGTCTTTTCACCAACCTTCCTCTAGTTGCACTGAATAACGCAGGCCTCTCTGGCATCATTTCAAAGTTAGGTGATGGTTTGGCAAACCTACTAGTTAAGTTCCCAATGGCAGAGCGGGACTTGATGCTGAAACGTGTGCAATTTACCCAGACGGAAGCTTACAATGAAACCACGATAtgggacgacgaggatggAGAGGACGAGGAAGCCGAAGGTGAGTTGGACTTCGAAGGTGATCAGGACGATATTGCCAAATACCTAAGCTCGAACAACGACGGTGCTATCGAGTTTGTCAACAACTTTAGTTTCGAAGGCGGTGAATCTTTTGACGATTTGGAGGAAGATCCGTTAACCAAATCTGTCATCGACGATGTTAACGTATATTCTGAAGTAAAAAACAGTATCCTGCAGCTACAGCAATCAGACGCGGAAAAATATCAGCTAGCATTTGGAGGCCTGAACAAAgaccagcagcagttgctTCTGCAAACTGTCCAACGCCAGTAA
- the KNAG0B06740 gene encoding nascent polypeptide-associated complex subunit alpha (similar to Saccharomyces cerevisiae EGD2 (YHR193C); ancestral locus Anc_4.358) encodes MGDETIDEVHFVQENENLAKDIILKSGNYKAVSGITRVTMKRADNKVLIIENPEVYCKNRTSYVVFGEVVVDNFSQKLALAQEQARQTSTDTYLENSEEDIEMIVEETGFPEDEVIKALDEHGGDVVMTIFALHSRNR; translated from the coding sequence ATGGGCGACGAGACGATTGATGAGGTGCACTTTGTGCAGGAGAATGAGAATTTGGCAAAAGATATTATCTTGAAGTCAGGTAATTATAAGGCGGTGAGTGGGATAACCAGAGTGACGATGAAAAGAGCAGACAACAAAGTTTTGATAATCGAGAACCCTGAAGTCTACTGTAAAAACCGAACTTCCTATGTGGTTTTTGGTGAGGTGGTTGTCGACAACTTCAGCCAAAAACTAGCTCTTGCCCAAGAACAAGCACGTCAGACGTCTACCGACACCTACTTAGAAAACTCAGAAGAAGACATTGAAATGATAGTAGAGGAGACAGGTTTTCCAGAAGACGAAGTTATCAAAGCCTTAGATGAACACGGTGGCGATGTAGTTATGACAATATTTGCGTTGCATTCCAGGAATCGCTAA
- the MNS1 gene encoding mannosyl-oligosaccharide 1,2-alpha-mannosidase (similar to Saccharomyces cerevisiae MNS1 (YJR131W); ancestral locus Anc_4.355), producing MKFELLLYIFSYFSLSLLIQGYQDLWRVKRLKNTVYHPPLLLAMTRHWLSLFIGVVAFSSFYYVKHLTGKEVSIDPLERSSQIETMVLQSWSDYVRNGWGKDIYHPISHQGNDNMAASKEPLGWIIVDTIDTLLLLLNNTQSEHRRDQLIQNVQLCTEWCQKVLSYDIDSPVNIFETTIRMLGGLLSAYHLTQTTANSTIDGQVFLTQAVDLAERIKPAFYESPSGIPYSSINLHSGEAIRNHVDNGASSTAEFTTLQLEFKYLAYITGVTEYWSLAEQVYKPLYAENDLLNRYDGLCPIYTIPDTAKFHGNNIRFGSRGDSFYEYLLKQYLQSGEPIYYELYRESIEGMKRHLVRHSSPSGFLYIAEKPWGLHNPASAKMDHLVCFMGGLLAMGATEGYKIEEARRQPWWDSIREEDWHLATDLTHTCYQMYHQTPSGLAPEIVVFNDKGAREVKENGWWKSPTGDFYIKPLDAHNLQRPETVESIMFLYHLTGDKKYREWGAEILESFEKNTCIHCDDASKKAYSSLDNVINEPFKRKDNVESFWLAETLKYLYLLFQEDVDLKSTIFNTEAHPFPKMDRERLLDLNLSTGWSI from the coding sequence ATGAAATTCGAACTTCtactttatatattttcatatttctctctctctctcttaATTCAAGGTTACCAAGACCTTTGGAGAGTCAAGAGACTAAAGAACACCGTATACCACCCCCCTCTGCTTCTAGCCATGACACGGCACTGGCTATCTTTGTTTATTGGTGTTGTTGCATTCTCGTCCTTTTATTATGTTAAGCATCTTACAGGGAAGGAGGTCTCAATTGACCCGCTAGAAAGGTCATCCCAGATCGAAACCATGGTATTGCAGTCGTGGTCCGACTACGTGAGAAACGGGTGGGGGAAGGATATATACCACCCAATTTCTCACCAAGGTAATGACAATATGGCAGCGTCGAAAGAACCGCTAGGCTGGATTATTGTTGACACAATCGATactttgctgctgcttctgaACAACACGCAGTCGGAACACAGAAGAGATCAATTGATCCAGAACGTCCAATTGTGCACGGAATGGTGCCAAAAGGTGCTCTCCTATGATATCGACTCCCCAGTTAACATATTCGAAACTACAATTCGTATGCTTGGAGGGTTGCTATCAGCGTACCACCTGACGCAAACAACGGCAAACAGCACCATCGATGGACAAGTGTTTTTGACCCAGGCAGTTGATTTGGCCGAGAGGATCAAACCGGCTTTTTACGAATCACCAAGCGGCATCCCATATTCAAGTATTAACCTGCACTCGGGCGAAGCGATCAGGAACCACGTCGATAACGGCGCATCCTCCACCGCGGAATTTACAACTTTGCAACTAGAGTTCAAATACCTAGCGTACATCACTGGTGTAACCGAGTACTGGTCACTAGCAGAACAAGTATACAAACCGTTGTACGCGGAGAATGATCTACTGAACCGCTACGACGGACTGTGCCCAATCTATACCATCCCAGATACAGCGAAATTCCACGGCAACAATATCAGATTTGGTTCCCGTGGCGATTCATTTTACGAATACCTGCTGAAACAGTACTTGCAAAGCGGCGAGCCGATATATTACGAACTGTACAGAGAGTCTATTGAAGGTATGAAAAGACACTTAGTCCGTCACTCTTCACCTAGCGGGTTCCTGTACATTGCGGAAAAACCATGGGGGTTACATAATCCAGCGTCTGCTAAAATGGATCATTTGGTATGTTTCATGGGTGGCCTTCTTGCCATGGGTGCAACCGAGGGTTACAAAATCGAAGAAGCCAGACGTCAACCGTGGTGGGATTCAATTAGAGAGGAAGATTGGCACTTGGCTACAGACTTAACTCACACTTGTTACCAAATGTATCACCAAACACCATCAGGCCTGGCGCCTGAAATCGTCGTTTTCAACGATAAAGGTGCCAGGGAGGTCAAGGAGAATGGATGGTGGAAATCCCCAACTGGTGATTTCTACATCAAACCATTGGACGCGCATAATCTACAGAGACCTGAGACCGTCGAGTCGATTATGTTTTTGTACCATTTAACAGGTGACAAGAAGTACAGGGAATGGGGGGCCGAAATAttggaaagttttgaaaagaatacaTGCATACATTGCGACGACGCAAGTAAAAAGGCGTATAGCTCTTTGGACAATGTTATTAATGAGCCCTTTAAACGCAAGGACAATGTGGAAAGTTTCTGGTTGGCCGAAACATTAAAGTACTTGTACTTGCTATTTCAAGAAGACGTGGACCTGAAGTCAACTATTTTTAACACAGAGGCTCACCCGTTCCCCAAGATGGATAGGGAAAGACTATTGGATTTAAATTTGAGCACCGGTTGGTCAATTTAA
- the RSF2 gene encoding Rsf2p (similar to Saccharomyces cerevisiae RSF2 (YJR127C) and YML081W; ancestral locus Anc_4.351), which translates to MTMREPIPKKSLVIKTDKPRPNICPVCSRGFVRLEHLKRHQRSHTREKPYLCVFCGRCFARKDLVLRHQGKLHPEVLSALGPTADIKPVSLEELYAPGFVAESNVVRISGNKETLLEIPALTQPLQLLQRQRRSSFSAANESSYTKSVSVGDTSQTTSFAPVSQRESLRPTPENVGQLNVLDSADPVESQPAFLGGPTLVPTSSHTVRSMSQPMDDAVLPSKNNGLTQSYLFLSNLPSLTDLLSLDNSSAAHNATNNSGESLFIKKGALGRANLSPFEYKVNNLPPPPAFPPPDVLTTRKTPLSMFTNVRDLRDEDPLDDKWLNKFLDENSVDLANKKLNENFNEIGFYISSSSSSSVSSAQGSNHSSSASSPNGEQLEIKPNPRLRYKLSHGISDYFTQRQMHLHKHSSKGQDGDLPAIDETEGASYKTDAKIKVPLSLPCSYFTQELRSYIIEENRLSSNAFPTVDQLNEYVHLYKMYFHRFLPFIHFPSIRINNENYPLLLSFAMIGALYGYHSSHTKILLTVTNNQVKMNLERIAPTLNAPLWVIQTMLLMTFIGVFNNDLKIMKNMNTHLMTLIQLISVNKINLPLEFSVQPPSPSSPPAEQFEYFTLAQERIRLCHSLLLISNMFASLVGFQLFFHSIDLKCGVPTVHEDLFQCSSWESWSDLLREKRIVLDSKFSLIQLSNGDITYESCLVFLTGTENSVKQNGNFLTETRLPQVKLSKFTLLSLITSIHEKIYMERNNIIAKISVQTPMLPITREQLERDWFTNSRPIINTMIKNWEILHFRNGGFVEINEQTIPIIDATPAIRLILPLYLFTKIKMSVDLTYVMNRIWMKDWAMMNKTLDEVSYNWAALQDATSSSIHIVNSWISIVNMVQPLNGEDGNSQIGGYWTPITTITCMFASISVLAEYLKKLEDWAMGRDMQQGIVINSRDKELYSMAAKTLRQIQKVLLPQHDSMKSYLEFLQLQTSQHITALDDVDNEPELLYAMSPAATIEQTAAAIRKLKLSSRTLYLGVRILGDTPVWPIAMVFAHALQSRAVFNVSEGHNV; encoded by the coding sequence ATGACCATGAGGGAACCCATCCCGAAAAAGTCGCTGGTTATCAAGACGGATAAACCGCGCCCCAATATATGTCCCGTTTGCAGCAGAGGGTTTGTCAGGCTGGAGCATCTGAAGCGGCACCAACGGTCGCACACGAGGGAGAAACCGTACCTGTGTGTCTTCTGCGGGAGATGCTTCGCCAGGAAGGACCTCGTGCTGCGGCACCAGGGGAAACTGCATCCAGAGGTCCTATCCGCACTCGGTCCCACAGCAGACATCAAACCGGTCTCGCTGGAGGAGTTGTACGCTCCTGGGTTTGTCGCGGAGAGTAACGTGGTCAGAATCAGCGGGAACAAAGAGACCTTGTTGGAGATTCCGGCACTCACGCAGCCACTGCAACTGTTGCAAAGACAGCGCCGGTCGTCCTTTTCCGCAGCGAACGAGTCCTCGTACACAAAATCCGTGAGCGTGGGTGACACCTCTCAGACCACATCGTTCGCTCCAGTGTCTCAGCGCGAGTCACTCAGACCGACTCCGGAAAATGTCGGCCAGTTGAACGTCCTAGATTCAGCCGACCCAGTGGAGAGCCAACCTGCCTTTCTGGGGGGGCCAACACTCGTGCCAACGTCGTCGCACACGGTGCGGTCCATGTCGCAACCAATGGACGACGCAGTGCTACCGTCCAAAAATAACGGACTCACGCAGAGCTACCTGTTCCTATCGAACTTGCCCTCCCTGACTGACCTGCTCTCCCTAGATAACAGCTCTGCAGCACACAACGCAACCAATAACAGCGGGGAAAGCCTCTTTATAAAGAAGGGAGCGCTCGGGCGTGCAAACCTCTCACCATTTGAGTACAAAGTGAACAACTTGCCACCACCGCCAGCGTTCCCACCACCAGACGTCTTGACTACAAGGAAAACTCCTCTTTCGATGTTCACAAACGTGAGAGACCTGAGGGACGAGGACCCACTCGACGACAAGTGGCTAAACAAGTTTCTAGACGAAAACTCGGTGGATTTagcaaacaaaaaactgaaCGAGAACTTCAACGAGATCGGATTCTACatctcctcgtcatcttcatcgtccGTGTCGTCTGCACAGGGATCGAATCACTCCTCGAGTGCATCGTCACCCAACGGTGAGCAGCTCGAAATAAAACCAAATCCAAGGTTACGGTACAAGCTATCCCACGGGATCTCAGACTATTTTACGCAAAGACAAATGCATCTACACAAACATTCCTCCAAGGGCCAAGACGGAGATCTACCAGCGATCGATGAAACGGAGGGTGCAAGCTATAAGACAGACGCAAAGATCAAAGTGCCTTTGTCCCTACCCTGCAGCTACTTCACACAAGAGTTAAGATCCTACATcattgaagaaaacagGTTGAGTAGCAACGCTTTCCCAACAGTAGATCAGTTAAACGAGTACGTTCACCTATACAAAATGTACTTCCACCGGTTCTTACCCTTCATACATTTCCCCTCGATTCGAATAAATAACGAGAATTATCCGCTACTGCTCTCGTTTGCAATGATTGGGGCATTGTACGGTTACCATTCCTCTCACACGAAAATATTACTGACGGTGACCAATAATCAGGTCAAGATGAATCTGGAAAGGATTGCACCCACATTGAATGCACCACTATGGGTTATCCAAACGATGTTGCTGATGACTTTTATTGGAGTCTTCAAcaacgatttgaagatcATGAAAAACATGAATACCCACCTAATGACCCTAATCCAGCTGATCTCTGTGAACAAAATCAATTTACCCCTTGAGTTCTCGGTGCAGCCGCCCTCGCCAAGCTCCCCTCCGGCAGAACAGTTTGAATATTTTACATTGGCACAGGAACGGATCAGATTGTGCCATTCTCTGCTGCTGATATCAAATATGTTCGCCTCTTTGGTTGGCTTCCAATTGTTTTTCCATTCGATAGATTTGAAATGCGGTGTTCCAACAGTGCACGAGGATCTATTTCAATGTAGCTCATGGGAGTCTTGGTCTGACCTGTTGAGAGAGAAACGGATTGTGCTGGATTCCAAATTCTCTTTGATTCAGTTGTCCAACGGTGATATAACTTATGAGTCCTGTCTCGTGTTCTTGACAGGTACAGAAAATTCCGTTAAACAAAACGGCAATTTCCTTACAGAGACGAGGCTACCACAGGTGAAACTCTCCAAGTTCACTTTACTCTCGCTGATTACATCAATTCACGAAAAGATCTACATGGAGAGGAACAACATCATAGCCAAGATTTCTGTGCAGACTCCAATGCTCCCTATAACGAGGGAACAACTGGAACGTGATTGGTTTACAAATAGCAGACCAATCATCAACACTATGATCAAAAATTGGGAAATACTGCATTTCCGGAATGGTGGGTTCGTCGAAATCAACGAGCAAACCATTCCGATAATTGATGCAACACCAGCCATCAGGTTGATTCTACCGTTATATCTTTTCACCAAGATCAAGATGTCCGTAGACTTAACCTACGTGATGAATAGGATATGGATGAAAGATTGGGCAATGATGAATAAAACATTGGATGAGGTCAGTTACAATTGGGCCGCTCTTCAAGATGCCACATCATCATCTATCCATATCGTTAACTCGTGGATATCCATTGTTAACATGGTGCAACCTTTGAATGGGGAGGACGGCAATTCGCAAATAGGAGGATACTGGACTCCGATTACGACAATAACCTGTATGTTTGCATCGATTTCTGTTTTAGCGGAATATTTAAAGAAATTGGAGGATTGGGCAATGGGGAGAGATATGCAACAGGGGATTGTAATCAACTCCCGGGATAAAGAGCTATATTCCATGGCGGCAAAAACATTGAGACAAATCCAGAAGGTGCTGCTACCGCAACATGACTCGATGAAGTCTTATTTGGAATTTCTTCAGTTGCAAACATCGCAACATATAACGGCTTTGGATGACGTTGATAACGAACCTGAATTACTGTATGCCATGTCTCCTGCAGCCACGATCGAGCAAACCGCAGCGGCTATCAGAAAGCTGAAGCTATCTTCCAGAACGCTGTATCTAGGGGTGCGCATTCTAGGAGATACACCTGTATGGCCAATTGCTATGGTTTTTGCACATGCACTTCAAAGCAGAGCGGTGTTTAATGTTAGTGAGGGTCACAACGTATAA
- the EFM3 gene encoding protein-lysine N-methyltransferase (similar to Saccharomyces cerevisiae YJR129C; ancestral locus Anc_4.352): MLSLCDKLYQQLNVKDLLEDPLGDLEELRAVLQEVSEVNAYYVRQFLSARLVDQCDEDWVYEMYVDLLSSRPLRPDEPNVLVYRLGDTVRVSIREMPRLISAVNTTGFRTWRAATSLSKLLVEHRELTRGKTVLELGCGTGLSSITVGVLDEYKKLYVTDGDTGILSEVTTPNLSLNKVERDVQCQRLVWASEDRVPGDIDVVVGADITYDPTVFPELCTCLDECLQQPKCQCAILACTERNRETVHELHSQCAQHSLSMECLQAEDAVKIYKITRRPAAPSA, encoded by the coding sequence ATGCTATCTCTGTGTGACAAGCTGTACCAGCAACTGAACGTGAAAGACCTTCTGGAGGATCCGCTGGGTGATCTGGAGGAGCTACGAGCCGTTTTGCAAGAGGTCAGCGAAGTAAATGCGTACTACGTGCGGCAATTCTTGTCCGCGAGACTCGTTGATCAGTGTGACGAGGACTGGGTGTACGAGATGTACGTAGATCTGCTCTCTAGCAGGCCGTTGCGGCCCGATGAGCCCAATGTGCTAGTGTACCGTCTGGGCGACACTGTACGGGTCTCTATCCGTGAGATGCCGCGACTGATCAGCGCTGTGAACACCACCGGGTTCCGCACATGGCGTGCTGCGACATCGCTGTCGAAACTGCTGGTGGAGCACCGGGAGCTCACGCGCGGGAAGACCGTGCTGGAGCTTGGTTGCGGTACGGGTCTCAGCAGCATTACCGTTGGCGTACTCGACGAGTACAAGAAATTGTACGTCACTGATGGTGACACGGGGATCCTCTCCGAGGTGACGACCCCAAATCTGTCCCTGAACAAGGTCGAGCGGGACGTTCAATGCCAGCGGCTCGTGTGGGCCTCCGAGGACCGTGTCCCGGGGGACATCGACGTCGTTGTGGGAGCGGACATAACGTACGACCCGACCGTGTTCCCCGAGCTGTGCACCTGTCTCGACGAGTGTCTGCAGCAACCAAAGTGCCAGTGCGCCATACTGGCGTGTACAGAGCGTAACCGCGAGACCGTGCACGAACTGCATTCCCAGTGTGCCCAGCACAGTCTCTCCATGGAGTGTCTCCAAGCGGAGGACGCCGTCAAGATATACAAGATCACAAGGCGGCCCGCCGCACCATCTGCATAA